The following DNA comes from Augochlora pura isolate Apur16 chromosome 6, APUR_v2.2.1, whole genome shotgun sequence.
ACAGATAAAGACTAAACGGTTAAAAGATATctaaattatcaatatttcagcAGAATTTAAAGAGGaaactatatttgtatattttagtcTGTAATCAGCATCGACGCGTTCGCAGCcaaaaatcaagaaataataatcggTAAGAATCGTCTTGGGTAACTGCGAGTCAAAAGCCCAGGTTCGACGACCTTGTACAACGTACGTTGACCTCCCTTTGATCCGAGTAACTCTGAATTGCCGTGATTTCGATGgcaattgtaattttcatcTCTATTTTGGATAGATTCCCATCGTGACCGTCTACTTCCGGCCGACGTCCTCGAACTAGACAAGGTAACTGACCGGAAACCGGTCTCTGTACGGCAGAGCGTATTCAGTGACAATAGAAAACCGGGCACACGGAAGCATCTAACGTTGGTTGTCAACCTCGCCGAGCGAGGAGTCTGGATGCCTGGTGCTCACGGCACGGAACAGATGTCCACCCTGGTGTGCACGACACGTGAATACGCGGCGCTCTCGAACAGTTAGGTGAAACACGGACGCGAGAACGCGGACACGGGTGGCACATGACTTTCTTACTACCACGCCACTCAGAACTGGGAACAGAGCTAGCGAAACCAGTGTTTCTTCATGCTTCGCGGAGCCACGAAGATGATCCTCGCCGTCTTTGGGATTCAGACGATTCGCGTGCGACATCGAGAGTACCAACTTACATGCGACATACGAGTAAAACGAGTACGCGATGCTATGCAAAGTGCGGAAAATATTCTGTTCACTTATGAAAAGTGCTCCTTGCTTTCCGCAAATATTCAATCTCCGAAttctttacattttcttacgtctattaatattgttcGTTTATCTAATTGATGTACGGGGGCGAATGCTTAGAAGtaaaagaaaacgagaagAGTAAACCACCTAACAACGATCACGTaacgaagaaaatgtaaaaatatgaaacaataattctgATAGATATGAAACGTTAAGGGGATAAGTCTCTGTACACTCTGCGATTTACGATGCACATCGATACGATGGTAACGAAACGAAAAGCGTAGACATGGAAGAAATAGAAGCAGAGTGTTGCCGCGCGCGATGACGGAAGAATGGATCGAAGGTGCGTCGACAGGAAGAGCGGGGTCACCGAAAGAGAACGCGAGAGTTTTGATCGCATCTGTCCGATCTCTCCGGCTCCGGGAAACTAAGAGGCAGGTGGTGTACCGCGCCCATCGTGCTCGCCGAGTTCCCAGCCGATTACTCAGACGGTTTTCATacggaaagaagaaaaagggggaAATCGTGGAACGACGGGACACGGGGCACTCTCGACATCCGTGGCCTCGTTCGTAACAAGAATTACGTGTTAGAACGTAATCGTGGCGCAAGGAAGAGGTGTCTTGGGAGTGGATCGAGGTTGCAGGGTCGTCACACTCCCTGGCAACGCAACAATGACCAGCGAAGGAACGAGCGGGCGGGCGAGAAGAGGAGCGACCGAACCGGAAGCGTCTCATAATCTGCGAACGCCTGCCTAGACGCCTAGATCGCTCGAACCGTTCGAACCCCATGGATCGTCTCGTGTCGGCGCCGATATCTGCGAGATATCTTCTTCGATTCTCATTCTTTGATTCTTCAGATCTAtcatacaattttatcattgtcGGGACGAGAGTCGTTTCTTCtgatttctgaaaaaaaataCGAACCAATGAATCggatattattctattcgaataatagtacagttatattattaaaacgcCAGATATAGTATCCTTGTGTATAGATTGTCTTGGATCGATCCGATTATATACACAACGTGTTTAGAAATAAAGGACACATTTTCAAAGGAAACATTTTCTCGGGCGTGAAAGTTAAAAAGTTGCATTTCGgtcagaaattattgttttccaGGCCGTCGTGCAGCGATCGATACACACCTATTTTCGCCCATCCTCGCTCATCCTCGCTCATCCTCGCTCATCCTCGCCCATCCTCGCCCATCCTCGCCTCACCCTCGCCCATCCTCGCCTCACCCTCGCCTCACCCTCGCCCCTTCTTGCAGATCTCGTTCTGGACGATTGCAGAAAATTCGAGACCAAACGTCGGACGCCCCTCGAAATTCATCTGAAAGAATCGCTCTCGTTCGATACGGTTCGCCAGCGTAAAACGACAAGccgaattttcaattgttgcattcaaaattaatataaaaagaagttGTTcttgaattcaatttattcgaggaatttatatttgactGTGCTTTCACGAATCGTCCTTTTGGTTCGCCGTGATTTTTCTTGCGCAATCCTTGAGGCTTCACGCGGTTTAAGGTGTCTCCGGTTTACCCTGTGACAGCGGAACTTCCTAGGCTACCTATGATTCCGGGAATAATTTCGTTCCTGTTCGACTCCGGCTTGAACTTGAATTTTCATCGACGGACATCAGCAATTGATATACGCGAGcgtaaataaaagaatgacCAGCGAGAAAAAATTAGAACTTATCGCGTTCGATGCGTTGCAAGGCATTGCTCCTTTTCTCGACTGGCAAGCGCAGAGTTCGATCGTGTGACCGTCTTTCTGTAAAAGAAAGCGTTTGATTCGATATTCAATAAGAAATACTTGCATCGTctctaattttcaattttataatcaagGTGTTATATCTTTCGGATAGTTGCCCACCTTTTGCTTGTAACATCCTGATGTTATGCTCGTTATCGCATCCTCTACCACCTTGCCGCAAAATACAGTCGCGTTCACCACTACAACAAAATTCGATGTTTTAGGaattcctttcttcttctctcggCTCGGTGCTATGTGCACTTACTCTCGTTATTGAAGGTTACGGTATGTTTTAAACACACGTCGCCGGATGTTAAACGGCACAGGGAGGAATCATTGGTGTTGCGAGCCTCCCATATTTCACTCGTGTTTGGATATTtatctgaaattttttaaatcgaaattatctTTGGCAAACACTCGCCAAGTTTGCCCGATCCTCGAGCGACGATCGAGAATATGCGTTTTCTAGATCTCGGTAAGTCATTACCAACATGAAACGGGAACGCATTTCTTTGCGGTTTATTTGACGCGTGCGAGCTCCTTAATCAATGCAAGCACACTTGTGCAATTCTACCTACAGGTGTGTCGGCGCAGGTAGTAAACCGCAATGTCTACGACTGTCTTATTATGTCACTGCGACGATTAATTCTGATTCTTTTCGATATACCTTGAATATACGGCGGATAGATACAAGGAAGGCCCTCGTGGTCCATACAATCGAACTCATCGGAAAGACGATTGTACGCCGCCGCCACCCATGTGAATTTAAAGCAGTACGGCGAATCCTTATTGTAATCTCCTAACAAATTCCAAGAAagttatagaatattttgctACAGCACTAGAATCGTACGTAATAGTTACCGAATATCAAAGTCACGTGAAAAGCAAACGCGAACAAAACTATACACGGttgaattttcttcattttgaCGGGCCTTCTCCGTTCCGTTGCATACGATACCGAGCTTCGAACAATACTCTAGAAAAGCTATCTAATCTTACAAAACCTGTCACCATTTTAATCGGACGCTTATCTTTTCGAACACCTACGCCATAGCGCAACGAACGATTCTGATTTTACCATAGGCACCGACAGCTGGATTCGTTATCGTTTATTAACAAGCGATCGTGCGCGGATACGTAGGTGCATCGAAGAATGAGCACGAAACGGTAAAAGCGTCACGAGATGGTCAAAATTGTAGACAGATTTTGATcctactattaaaaatattctttagcaattatttatgCGGTACTTAATCGTGCGGAATCAATCTTATCGTTTCACGGAATCATCGCGTAAATCGGCGTCTCTTTTTCCTTGGAAAGAAgaccggcgcgtcgcgtcgagcaGAAAGGAACAGCGGGTCTCGTTGTCCTCGTGTGTCCCCGTTGGTCACCAAAGGTAGGAGAGATTGTTGTGAGCGCGAGCCCGCGGCCACTTACGCGCTCATAATGCGCGGCCCGTGCGTAAGTTTCGCATGCGTGTGGCTCGTTCATTGTCCAGAATCGCGGTCCGTGAAAAACCCAGACGTCGTCTCTCGGTTTTCGATGCGTGGCTCGAGTCCGACTCGGCGGCATGGCCGCATGTCAAATTTCGAAGCGTTTTTTCCCGCGGATCGGGCTGATCCCGGGTAGATTCTGTTTCCTCGTGAACCTAtcctctctcattctctttctctctctcacacgcTTTTCGAGGATCGTGTAACGTGACACGTTTTGGTCACGTGGGTGGTTCGTCTTCGAGGAGATAATATTCGCCCGGAACACTTGAGGCGCTATCGAAGCATAATTTTCCACGATGCGCGTGTAGGCAGCGAACAATTGATATGTAAATGGCCTGATGCCCGATGTCGTCGACGATCCCGATGCTCGCGTTCTACGGGGCGATCTAGAAACAATTCTCAGCTGGATGCGATCATTCCGTAACTTCGCGCGATTCGAGGTATACTATCGGGTGCATAGAATTTGTCTACGAACGTCAAAGCGGACCGAGAGAGCATCGTCTCCTTTCCTTTCGCTCGGTTAAATCGATTTCACGGCCGgtgaaaagaaatagaagacaAAGAATACGGTCTCGCGGAGCTCGCCTGCGGTTTCCAAGGAATTCCTTGGCCGGTCCCGCACCGAGACAACACCCCAAAGTTAACCGTGCGTTCGTTATTTTCCGAACGATCGACCATTTGCGCGGGCAAACGGAACGGGCCATGGATCCAAAGTGGGAGCCTGCTGTGGGAATCGTAGACGCCAAGTGTCAGATCGACGGTCAACAATAAGATTGCGTCGCGGAGCAAAATCGATCGTTGGATCTTTGTCGAGTGTTTTACCGTACAACGACAAAATAACAATAGGATTCTTTCAATGTCACGTTACGTAATACATACATCGTGTCCCGTTGATCTTGACACGCTTGTTTCAAATTGAATCGCGAAACGTGTCCACTGTTTCGGAATTTTTTGAAGAGAGATCGATTTAAGGGAACAAAACCAACGAGAGAACGTACAAATCGTTGTTTCGGCCGGGGGCACAAAAaacggaaggaaggaaggtACTGTGGGAAATAGTTGTCGCGGCGGTTTCACCTATCGGCGAGTCTCGGACGCGAAATACCGAAGCCATTGTGAATCGGCCGTAGACAAAGGAGCGGAACGGAGCGGAGACCGCACAATGCGTTGTCGGCCGATCATCTCTGAAAATCGAGAAGGCCGGTTTGTTTCTACGATACCGGGGGAAACCGGTGAACGAACCGGTAACGCACTCCGATCCGCTTGTCGCGTTCTCGTTGCATCAGATCCATCGACCTCGTTACAATCGGAATCGTCCGAGTTCCAGTTTCCTCCATTGATACCAAACGCCGATCGAATTCCCTGAAAATCCTGATCTCCGCTCGCAGTTCGAACCAGTCGCAACACCCGTACCGTAAACGGAGACGTCGGTATCGGTCGTCGGAGGGTAGGGAACAACCCCTCTAGACTCTCGCGATGCTCGCgtagtttctttttaaatataagggTTTCTATCGATTCGCCGAGGGTCTTGGCGTCTTCCCCGTCTTGGCGTCTCAGTTTTCGTCTGCCAACTGATTTACAGGGGGTCTCCGTGGCAGTCGAATTCAGGGCATTATGGTTCGACGCCTGCTCTCGGCGAGGGACGAGTTTATCGATCCGCGAGACGCGTGTATCCGTAGACTCCTTTTCCAATGATAAATTTCTCCagttatttctttcaatattttccacgGGGCCGAGAGTTTccctgcaaaataaaaacttgttgaaaatgtcggaaaacaaaagaaaattgttgtttaatgcaattattaGAACCACGACACTCTTCCGGATTCCATTCGTTCgcgaacaaattattcaaGGGAACGAACTTTGGCCAAATTTTTCTCAACTCTCGCCGTCGTAGGGGTCTTTGATCGTCCAAAGTATTCAAAGTCCATGGGAATCCTAGAAAATGAGAACAACAACCGGCGGGAGGTCGTCGCATATCGTGGCGGGGGTGGTAACCCGAACGTCGTGACGCAACAAGAGGACTCTGGCTTAGTcctcgaacgaaataaaactgGAAACCCGGGGACGAGGGACGGTCACGTTTTTTCGGACCGAGTGtgagaaagaagaaggaacAACCAGTGAAAGAGGAAGGTGGGCAGTTACGTGGTTCTTTCCGTGGGTCTAATTCTCGGGAATCTGAAACCAACAGAAAAGATTCGTACGAGAGTATAATGCGTCGAGAAGAATGCGCAGCAACCGGCGAACGGGAATCACCATGGGAGCCACGGAAGGAAAAGGCTACCTATTGGCCACCTTTTCCGTAAAAGTTTGgccgaaatgcaattttccTAGCCCTTATAATAGTAACGAATCGCCCTAAGTGCTAggaaaatttctgtttttaccAATTGTGActtattcatataaaaagaatactGTTGGCGTCTAAAACAAATTTCCTCTAAGCTTTCTTTCCAGGCTTGACAGTCGACGCGTTAACGCGATGAGTTAATCGTTTTCGACGTAACGCAAACTATTGCCATTTCCCTGTTACCATGAGTCACGGTATACCATTTATCATGGTAGTCGACGACGAAAGAGTTTTGCGAGACACGCAAAACTACGCGAGCAAGCGTAATCCTTCCGTGGCAGGCGATAGCGTCTGGGTATTACGTTTCGTTTTCGTTGCCAAGTTTATCATGGTGGTCCACCTGTCAGCGTTACACCTGCCCTCGTAACCACTTAATGCCGACGTTAATGACCATTCATGGATCGTTGGGTATGCGACATGTGGGCAGTAAACTGGAACGCGATTTATTCTCTGCGTCGCGCGTCTCGCCGCATCGCGTGGCACGAGACACGATATTATGCACCTTTATTCTCGAATCGATGAACCAACAACGCAGACCGCGATTCCTTGTCTAATTCCGTAAATCCTCGGCGCTCTGTAAACCGATGAAATTCTGTTAGAGCAAGTGTTTGACAAACATGAATTTGTTTGaatgattttgttttatctatCGTCGTTAAAAAGGTGATCTCGCAAGGCAAGGATTGGtcttttttatcgtttcgatATGTTAAAGTTGAATTCCTGGTGCGATTCGCTGGCAGACGCCTAACGCCACGTCGTTTAACCGAAGTATCGTTGTTTGATTTGCAGATGCGACCGTAATAACGAGCGACGGCGGCCTTCGAGGCTACGACCCCCAGTTCATGGTCGGCTGTTATTTTCCCGCGGAATTTCAGGGTGAGTTCGTGACACAGGTGAGCGGAAAGGAAGCCGGCGATACAACCGGCGCGCCGCAGCCCATTCAGTACTCCACCATCGCCATCACATTCAACGCTATACCGGTTTGGGGTTACTGTCACAGGAGGGTCGGTGATAACGTGTTACTGATGGACAGGTCGGTTCcgttccaacaatttttttttgttaaccTTTTTACATTTCTAAACCTACTGAACCCTAAAAGTAACCAACGTACGGTCAGAAACAAATACAATATGTACGTGTGCGGCGGTGAACGAAACGATTTCGAAACGTTACAACATTCTTCGAATTGAACCAAGTGACACGAATATTTCTTATATGGCATAGGGACTAGCCTATCTCGCATAACGACTATAAATACTTGTTTtgaattttgctattactcgGAATCATAACGAAAGACTCgtgtattttaacattttttttatgtgaGGTTACGGTGAAAGTTCAAATCGAAAACTGTTGGAAAAACAATGTCTCGCGGTACCaacgaaaaacgaaattgTCAGCAATTCGTGACGCCTTTGGTATCCTCGAACTTACTGGTAGGAACAGCGAGGAATGGCGAGACGGATCTTTTGGAGCAACAAAGCCGTCTCGGCTCTCGCTTAATTCATCCTTCTAATGCAGAGACAGTCCAACGTCTGCGGCATGTTCCGAGACGGAAATAGTCCAAACACCAGACACCGCATCGACTACATGCTTCGACTATCCGAAGGTGCTCTATGCGTCGGTGCTCCATTCGAAATTCGATAGACCGTTAATTGGCTGCCTCGATTGATTGGTTATTCGATCTAATACTTGAtcgattttaaagatattaaaacacTAGAAGGGTGGATCGGTTACAGAAAATTAGgcgagaattttttaagagaaagaagaagatgCTACCAGACGATACCAATTAAAACGAGTCGTTTCTGCTTCAGGTATAGCGACGGCGAGTGCATTAGATGCTTCCGGTTGCTGAGAAGATCGAGAAACGTAATCGAAGTGTTCTCGGAAAATCTGAATAGGTGTTACACCACCATATCGACCGCTTTATCATCCTGCGAGGCGATCAACTCGACGTCCATTTTGTATCGTGAGTGTTTTCTGCGATCGGCTAGTCGTCGGTGCTGTtccaaaagaaaattttcagtaaaaagaaaaaatttcaacgaaaaaaagaaaaagaaacttatCAAAGATCGTTCGCATAGGTGTCAAAGAGATCGGAAACGTTCCTATTAGAAACGAATATTGTCCCATCACTGGCCAGTACcatttcaaatacaatttgaaCAACGGATCGGAGCGTGCCATCGAGTGCAACAGTTACTCCTCGTCGTTCAACAACTGTCCCGACGGATCGGTGTTGAGGTTACACTTTAACCGCTGCAGTTTCGAGTTTACGAGTAAGTCtcgctttttttcttttttcttcattcGCGACGAAATATTATCCCAACTGATCTAACGTATCGTGCCATCCTTTCAGCGAATCTCACGTTCAATTGTTTGGGTAATTGGCCGGGACCGAACGGATCCACGTACTTCGCTTTGTTAGACAACAACGCGATCGACGAAGATAGACCTCGATACAGATGCGGGGTGAGTTGATAGAAACGCTCTTTGATTAAACGCAGAAACGGTATCCACGTGTTCACGTGCCTTATTCACCCGCACACCTAATCGTTTATAGCTATTTCACGTTGATAATGTCAAAGGAAAGACGTACATGGCACTTGGCAGCGACTCAAGCTGCAAACAGAATCTGCACAATTCCACCAGCGGTTACGAGACCTTGGTTCTCAGCAAGGTGCCCAACCAGAAGAAAATGCCGAACTACGTCAAGACCAACGTGGCAACGTAAGTTTGACCAGTTTTCCTCGAAACCAGATTTTCATAGATCAATGCAATAttcacttttcatttttttcagatttccaAAGTGGGCCCAAGGTCTGTGGGAAGAGTCGCTCATTGTAAACGGCACGATGACTTTCACAGATTTGAACGGCtataacagttatacttttattacGGTCGACTCGAACGAGGAAACTGGTCGTTACATCGTATACTCTAAGGATCAATGGTGAATACTTGAAACGATATCGCAACGATTTCATTGTACGCGTAGTACGCTATTATCGACATCAACAACCTGTTCAATTTTCAGCGAACAGGCGGCTTACCTGTGTCTGATGATGAGACAACGAAGCGAGAACGTGCTGGAGTTCACGATAGGGATGGTGCTGAGCCCTGTTTACCAAGCGTACTTGTGCGACGACCCCAATTTGGATAAGCCGGTTTGGATGACGCAAGCGAGTCAGTAAAAACGATTGATATTTATAACGGGTCACTTAATCGTATTTCGTTTTGCATtcatctataattattatcgttcaAACAGGAGTTGAACGTGTCGTGGAGTCACCTTGTCCGATTACCGGTCAGTACATGGGAATGATCACGGACTTGTCGGGAATGTGCGCCGAATTGAGTAGCAACTGCAACACGCGCGAAATCATGTACTTCAAAGTCACCGACTGCGAGTCCGGAGAACTTTACGAGGGTAAACGTCCGATCCGATCCTATTCGATCATGGCTCCTACTGAACAAACGAATGCGTGTTAATAACAACGATCGATAGAACCgcttctattaaatttttattctacttttagAACGAACGTATTTGTGCTTGGGCCAATGGGAAGAGAAAGGTGTCATGTACGCGTACACAATGAGGAACGATACCGGTACGAACGAATGCTTCGTTGGATTGATCGTCAACgatgaagaaatttatatcaaGGAGGCTGGTGATCATTGCATTCGAAACATCGACCCCAAAAAGGAAGGAATGCGTCTCTACAAAAAGGGTAACTTGTAGTAATACTTCTTTGCATATTAATCTGCCATTACCTATTATTAATCGTTATGAAATGTCTCTGCGATTAGGTCAGTGTTACGGAAACTCTCCTAGTCCTGCACCAACACCGATCAAGCCAATTTCTCACAATCCAATCATGAGAATTACGACAACTCCGCGATCTAGGATATCTGGtatgatttcatttttttccttcttgtttgtttttaatgtctagatatttattaaatataaataaatgataaatatttattatttttcagaaactGCTGCTATACCAGGAAACAATATTCCGTCTCTGAAGTCGAGTAACGCGAATGCGGCTAGTAGTTTTCTAATAATGACGACAACAGTAGTCttcgctaaaattatttctatatacgTTTGAGTAGCTACGATTCACTATCTTTGACGATGAACTAGCAAACTAGCAAATTCAATATAACCGTGACTCTCCTGAATGAAGACGCAAAATTCAGGTTTCGAATGGGTCTACCAAATAGACCTCCTTCCGGTATATGGTACGAACGCGTCAAGCAACAAAGACATTTGTTATCCGTGATGTTCCTTAACTGTGCATATAATCGTCTTTGTAGATAAATAGTTCTCACCAAACACTGCCTTGTAAAATACAAGTATTaggaaattgaaaaactataTGACGCTGGGAAAAATCCAAAGAACTCGACATCCATTATCCATTTCACGCGTCACCCTCACTTTCCTCAATACTGTATTAAACTTTTCTAGTTGAACTGCTAATGGTACGATTGGTGCACGATTACTGTAACAATAGTAATGGTACgattacatatatgtatgtagatactgtaatatatgtacaaaaaACCTCGcgttttatgtaaaattatctACTTTTCTACTTTTCTACTTGTCATATTTCACACACACACTTTGTACAATAGTACATGGTTATTTCGTGGACAGTCACTTacaaaatctattaaatactCTACTGATCTTTTTATAGTGTCGCTAACTAAAGATATTCGTACCGATagagaatatttaaacgtttaaaaatacaacGCCAAGATACGAAATTCAATGACACAGTTGAGCACacgttattattactgttaatcGACAAATGAGACTGACTCTGCTAATTGTGCTCTACGCTGTAGGGTCAACCGGATAGTTTGTATCAAGGAtgttacttaattaattactcaACTTTATAACTATAAGACAAGTACTGTTTTTGACGAGCTATCCAATGCATTAGCAATTATAACGATTTACATTTGAATGCATACAAACTTCTTGCATAGCAAAGAAACAAGACTATTTTATAAGAGATTATTTTAGTATGacgaatgttttaaatataagtaatactatacgatagaaatttattttatgatacaTCGATTTTTATGATCATAGGAGGTAAACCCTGATGCGGATAATTAAGATtatgtgtaattaatttcagcgATGAATGTGTCGGCGAATGTATGCGCGTTGATACATATACACAAATATTGTGTCCGTGACACGTATACAATTCTTCTATACAAGTATCATGCGCAGCACAAGTcctttttgaaaaatgcttttgtatttattcataaatgtatatacatatttatgcaCAATCTAATACTTCTTAGGTCAATGTAAAATGCTAGAAATTAATGACTTGTTTTTTACATTACTTTTATGTAACAACATTATATAGATTACTGTCTAAATATagatagaaaatatatgataattgTACCCAATTATAAAGAAGCTATGCTGTTTTAAAATATGCTCGACCCTGTTCGATCAGTATGTGtacatattaattatcttatggtgatttattcattttttgtGTAAACAATACAGGAGACTAAGGCCCAGGAATAAGGTCATTCTTGTTTTTCATAGGACAGGATAGCATCTTTCATTTCTGCTCCCCATTTGTACTTGTTACTACCAGACTTTCCTTTAACTCTATGACAAGGCACGAGGtatgcaattttgtttttcatcaCAGCATTACCAACAGCACGCACAGCCTTTGGATTGTTTATGTTGCGTGCAACTTGCTCATAAGTAATAGATGTGCCCTTCGGTATATCTAGCAAGCATTGCCAAActttcatttgaaattctgTGCCCATCAAAAGTAACCTCAGAGAATTGTTCGCGACTGTATCAGAAGAAAACACTGTCTGCATAATTTGACTCGTTTCGTTATCGTCGACTTCGACTAATTCTGATAGAGGCCAACATTTCCGTAGATTGGCTAATCCTTCCTCATTGCCCTCTTTTACAAACGTTAGAAACGCAACAGCCTTGTCCGTGTTCGTCACGCCGACTAGATAATCTCCAAAAGGTGACGAATggaaatcataaattattttgaactcGGCATGATTTTGTTCATACTCGGCCTGGTTGATGGTTCGAAAACAAACCATTGCGGCATTCCTGTCAAAACCTTGCACTTTCCTGGAAACAACGATAATTTCTGATCCAAACGTTCAAATGTCTTTCAAGAGTGTACCTTATTTGTACCAAGCGATGAAAACGGTAGCTGTGGAATATACAGTGTttaccaaaattatacatactccgggaaatgagagGTCCCTGAGGCCATCTCGAATAATCTTTTCCTTTGCTGAAACGCAATTCGCGGTTttgttaataagttattaatgaaaaacagtagcGTATGACAGACAAGCGCGCGAGAATTTAACTCGCTGCTACGCGCGCGAACCAACGGACTGAAGTCTACGCGTCAGCCGCGTTCGAAGAaacgaacaaggattttatgaatttttaaaagcgaATTCCAACTGCTTTTCATCAATCACGAAATTGTCGTATACAAATCATCTGTATCGTTCATCATACATTGTAAGAGGTCCATGCACTATTATCCG
Coding sequences within:
- the LOC144471735 gene encoding uncharacterized protein LOC144471735 — protein: MINLATKTKHSRELDPRKEPRNCPPSSFTGCSFFFLTLGPKKRDRPSSPGFQFYFVRGLSQSPLVASRRSGYHPRHDMRRPPAGCCSHFLGFPWTLNTLDDQRPLRRRELRKIWPKFVPLNNLFANEWNPEEETLGPVENIERNNWRNLSLEKESTDTRVSRIDKLVPRREQASNHNALNSTATETPCKSVGRRKLRRQDGEDAKTLGESIETLIFKKKLREHRESLEGLFPTLRRPIPTSPFTVRVLRLVRTASGDQDFQGIRSAFGINGGNWNSDDSDCNEVDGSDATRTRQADRSALPVRSPVSPGIVETNRPSRFSEMIGRQRIVRSPLRSAPLSTADSQWLRYFASETRR
- the Agt gene encoding O-6-alkylguanine-DNA alkyltransferase isoform X3: MVCFRTINQAEYEQNHAEFKIIYDFHSSPFGDYLVGVTNTDKAVAFLTFVKEGNEEGLANLRKCWPLSELVEVDDNETSQIMQTVFSSDTVANNSLRLLLMGTEFQMKVWQCLLDIPKGTSITYEQVARNINNPKAVRAVGNAVMKNKIAYLVPCHRVKGKSGSNKYKWGAEMKDAILSYEKQE
- the LOC144471740 gene encoding uncharacterized protein LOC144471740, which produces MKKIQPCIVLFAFAFHVTLIFGDYNKDSPYCFKFTWVAAAYNRLSDEFDCMDHEGLPCIYPPYIQDKYPNTSEIWEARNTNDSSLCRLTSGDVCLKHTVTFNNEMVNATVFCGKVVEDAITSITSGCYKQKKDGHTIELCACQSRKGAMPCNASNAISSNFFSLVILLFTLAYINC
- the Agt gene encoding O-6-alkylguanine-DNA alkyltransferase isoform X1 codes for the protein MYNFGKHCIFHSYRFHRLVQIRKVQGFDRNAAMVCFRTINQAEYEQNHAEFKIIYDFHSSPFGDYLVGVTNTDKAVAFLTFVKEGNEEGLANLRKCWPLSELVEVDDNETSQIMQTVFSSDTVANNSLRLLLMGTEFQMKVWQCLLDIPKGTSITYEQVARNINNPKAVRAVGNAVMKNKIAYLVPCHRVKGKSGSNKYKWGAEMKDAILSYEKQE
- the Agt gene encoding O-6-alkylguanine-DNA alkyltransferase isoform X2 — protein: MASGTSHFPEKVQGFDRNAAMVCFRTINQAEYEQNHAEFKIIYDFHSSPFGDYLVGVTNTDKAVAFLTFVKEGNEEGLANLRKCWPLSELVEVDDNETSQIMQTVFSSDTVANNSLRLLLMGTEFQMKVWQCLLDIPKGTSITYEQVARNINNPKAVRAVGNAVMKNKIAYLVPCHRVKGKSGSNKYKWGAEMKDAILSYEKQE
- the LOC144471729 gene encoding uncharacterized protein LOC144471729 yields the protein MFATRWTSRLKFPFLIADRATTSVTDRRMRNSVFGIALVLLSLQIAANVVYSSDATVITSDGGLRGYDPQFMVGCYFPAEFQGEFVTQVSGKEAGDTTGAPQPIQYSTIAITFNAIPVWGYCHRRVGDNVLLMDRYSDGECIRCFRLLRRSRNVIEVFSENLNRCYTTISTALSSCEAINSTSILYRVKEIGNVPIRNEYCPITGQYHFKYNLNNGSERAIECNSYSSSFNNCPDGSVLRLHFNRCSFEFTTNLTFNCLGNWPGPNGSTYFALLDNNAIDEDRPRYRCGLFHVDNVKGKTYMALGSDSSCKQNLHNSTSGYETLVLSKVPNQKKMPNYVKTNVATFPKWAQGLWEESLIVNGTMTFTDLNGYNSYTFITVDSNEETGRYIVYSKDQCEQAAYLCLMMRQRSENVLEFTIGMVLSPVYQAYLCDDPNLDKPVWMTQARVERVVESPCPITGQYMGMITDLSGMCAELSSNCNTREIMYFKVTDCESGELYEERTYLCLGQWEEKGVMYAYTMRNDTGTNECFVGLIVNDEEIYIKEAGDHCIRNIDPKKEGMRLYKKGQCYGNSPSPAPTPIKPISHNPIMRITTTPRSRISETAAIPGNNIPSLKSSNANAASSFLIMTTTVVFAKIISIYV